The following are encoded together in the Primulina tabacum isolate GXHZ01 chromosome 18, ASM2559414v2, whole genome shotgun sequence genome:
- the LOC142533173 gene encoding uncharacterized protein LOC142533173, with translation MEDSFRCRVDKVFGSLGSAAPSVDVSASLWSLTDEEIERREWNRRKDIEEEEEDDDVDETGPSDFRSKFEADLREFDVRDEEDEKIDVDKPRRPIRDVESVADEHWDVQSNIGLDCTLDYEEEEDEYDKVAVGMETTGDRLYMRDIKFADYKVDELSTHTELPNSFQVAVRDPRANHMAAKIRLKEDAEAAGNFDSLQLSEKSVTTDSEVVELKNGDLDSDNLKSILKKRENLLESRSNKRVRFMFDFKSNTYNHDEQQPPGANDFASEACSKDDSAVPEQASDLLQDRPGVPDYIRNPSKYTRYSFDSSQDMDDQSNRKAYMDLFHYLRQKKGDSSSMHDTSVDAPKSVIFTPKRKHYDLMVEGNETKPHFGGHLKNKGRSIASTSVNSLENEVSAMDEDETFPAVDQGCTFPKPGRQYRTRSTSVQLDNDVS, from the exons ATGGAAGACAGTTTCAGGTGTCGCGTGGACAAGGTATTCGGCTCCCTGGGAAGTGCGGCGCCGTCGGTGGATGTCAGCGCTTCTTTGTGGTCCCTTACGGACGAAGAAATCGAAAGGCGGGAGTGGAATCGACGCAAAGACAtcgaggaagaagaagaagacgaCGACGTGGATGAGACAGGACCTTCCGATTTTCGATCTAAGTTCGAGGCGGATCTTCGCGAATTCGATGTTAGAGACGAGGAGGATGAGAAAATTGACGTTGACAAACCACGTCGTCCGATTCGCGATGTGGAATCTGTTGCTGATGAACATTGGGATGTTCAATCCAACATTGGCCTCGACTGCACCCTTGATTATGAG GAAGAAGAAGATGAATATGACAAAGTGGCAGTTGGCATGGAAACGACTGGTGACCGCTTGTACATGAGAGACATTAAATTTGCTGATTATAAAGTTGATGAACTAAGCACGCATACCGAGCTTCCCAATTCATTCCAGGTTGCTGTCAGAGACCCTCGTGCAAATCACATGGCTGCTAAAATTAGATTAAAAGAAGATGCAGAGGCTGCTGGGAACTTTGATTCTTTGCAACTTTCTGAAAAGTCAGTGACCACGGATTCGGAGGTTGTAGAGCTTAAAAACGGAGATTTAGATAGTGATAATCTGAAATCAATACTGAAGAAGAGAGAGAATTTGTTGGAGTCCAGGTCAAATAAAAGGGTCCGCTTCATGTTTGACTTTAAAAGCAATACTTACAACCACGACGAACAGCAGCCTCCAGGGGCCAATGATTTTGCATCAGAGGCATGTTCGAAGGATGACAGTGCAGTGCCAGAACAAGCATCTGATCTTTTGCAAGACCGACCTGGTGTTCCAGACTACATTAGAAATCCTTCAAAGTACACACGCTATTCATTTGACTCATCCCAGGATATGGACGACCAATCCAATCGAAAAGCTTACATGGATCTTTTCCATTACTTGAGGCAAAAAAAAGGTGATAGCTCATCAATGCATGATACATCTGTTGATGCTCCAAAATCAGTAATCTTCACTCCAAAAAGGAAACATTATGACTTGATGGTAGAGGGGAACGAGACTAAACCACACTTCGGAGGTCATCTAAAAAACAAGGGTCGTTCCATTGCTTCAACATCGGTGAACTCCCTAGAAAATGAAGTCTCGGCTATGGATGAAGATGAAACATTTCCAGCAGTTGATCAAGGCTGCACCTTCCCCAAACCAGGCCGTCAATATCGGACAAGGTCTACTTCTGTTCAGCTTGACAACGATGTGAGTTGA